In Gemmata obscuriglobus, a single genomic region encodes these proteins:
- a CDS encoding methyl-accepting chemotaxis protein, which produces MTLAHRFRNVSLKWKLSAAFVTLGLLPMAAVIYVADASAREEQQARCGRLLGLRATITMEMLERDCAERCTDVQSFAFSPMARGTPQQTTAAADYYMRAFKSYDLMVVADRDGNVIAVNTVDGQGQPVETAALLGRSVRDEDWFQACVQERVPQGECFARDLYEDKWVAEVYRSRGLALNFAAPVRDEKGKVVRVWSNRVSWARTVEPIFKTIADEGTEGQLLSRSGVLLSDYDPKAVLSFNLRDAGLIAAARVAEGKSGFVVERHKRRKVIQVNAYAASKGFGNYKGFGWGVLVRQDQDELLAASIATRRQMLLVAALGGGLLFGAALWLGGSIARPLRRLMTAFSEVAKGDLTPRAEVTGGDEVGQMAAAFNTTVTGIRTAIKQDHVDWEALGQQQEQNADLISQLVSVSRVQAVIELKLDGTIVTANENFLATMGYRLDEIRGRHHRMFVDHDQAAGPEYRAFWAKLNRGEFVSSDFKRLRKDGTEVWLRASYNPILTPGTNTPYKVVKFATDITAQKLIEERAKADAVALQNKVDMIVAAAHALAGGDFTVAIPDLGTDAVGQMARSLNEAVASVRAALEGVQEVSAQLADASVQLSSASTEISSGAQEQASSLEETAGTLQEITTTIRRSAENVQQARQLASGSKEVAEKGGQVVSGAVDAMGEINASSKKIAEIITTIDEIAFQTNLLALNAAVEAARAGEQGRGFAVVAAEVRNLAQRSATAAKEIKALIQDSVKKVDAGTELVNKSGTALAEIVTSVKRVTDIVTEIAAASKEQSAGIEQVNNAVLQMDTSTQRKAAQTEELSATAQALTEQATQLRDLAARFKLNDSGPARAAVPPAPKSAKKAAHQFRSAGNGNGGGRRPAHQLDASGAGGGFTDF; this is translated from the coding sequence ATGACGCTCGCGCACCGGTTCCGAAACGTGAGCCTGAAGTGGAAACTGTCGGCCGCCTTCGTGACGCTCGGCCTGCTCCCGATGGCGGCGGTGATTTACGTCGCGGACGCGAGCGCCCGCGAGGAGCAACAGGCCCGGTGCGGGAGGTTGTTGGGGCTGCGGGCGACGATCACGATGGAGATGCTCGAGCGCGACTGCGCGGAACGGTGCACGGACGTGCAATCGTTTGCCTTCAGCCCGATGGCACGCGGCACCCCCCAGCAGACGACCGCCGCCGCCGATTACTACATGCGCGCGTTCAAATCGTACGACCTGATGGTGGTGGCCGACCGCGACGGCAATGTGATCGCCGTTAACACAGTCGACGGCCAGGGCCAGCCGGTCGAAACGGCCGCCCTGCTCGGCCGCAGCGTGAGGGACGAGGACTGGTTTCAGGCGTGCGTCCAGGAGCGGGTGCCCCAGGGCGAGTGCTTCGCGCGGGACCTGTACGAGGACAAGTGGGTGGCCGAAGTGTACCGCTCACGCGGCCTGGCGCTCAACTTCGCCGCACCCGTGCGGGACGAGAAGGGGAAGGTGGTGCGCGTGTGGTCCAACCGCGTCTCCTGGGCGCGCACCGTGGAACCGATCTTCAAGACGATCGCCGACGAGGGCACGGAGGGTCAACTGCTCTCCCGCTCCGGGGTGTTGCTGAGCGATTACGACCCCAAGGCGGTTCTCTCGTTCAACCTGCGCGACGCCGGGCTGATCGCCGCGGCGCGCGTCGCCGAGGGCAAGAGCGGGTTCGTTGTGGAGCGGCACAAGCGGCGGAAGGTGATCCAGGTCAACGCGTACGCCGCGTCGAAGGGGTTCGGCAACTACAAAGGGTTCGGCTGGGGGGTCCTGGTCCGACAGGACCAGGACGAGTTGCTGGCCGCGTCCATCGCCACCCGGCGGCAAATGCTGCTCGTCGCGGCCCTCGGCGGCGGGCTCCTTTTCGGGGCCGCCCTCTGGCTGGGGGGCTCCATCGCGCGGCCGCTCCGGAGGCTCATGACCGCGTTCAGCGAGGTGGCGAAGGGCGACCTGACCCCGCGGGCCGAAGTGACCGGGGGCGACGAGGTCGGGCAGATGGCGGCGGCGTTCAACACCACCGTAACCGGCATCCGCACCGCCATCAAGCAGGACCACGTGGACTGGGAGGCGCTGGGCCAGCAGCAGGAGCAGAACGCGGACCTCATCAGCCAACTGGTCTCGGTGAGCAGGGTCCAGGCGGTGATCGAGTTGAAACTCGACGGGACGATCGTGACGGCCAACGAGAACTTCTTGGCCACGATGGGGTACCGGTTGGACGAGATCCGCGGGCGGCACCACCGGATGTTCGTCGACCACGACCAGGCGGCGGGTCCCGAATACCGGGCGTTTTGGGCCAAGCTGAACCGCGGCGAGTTCGTCTCCAGCGACTTCAAGCGGCTCCGCAAGGACGGCACGGAGGTGTGGCTCCGGGCGTCGTACAACCCGATCCTTACCCCCGGTACCAACACCCCGTATAAGGTGGTGAAGTTCGCGACCGACATCACCGCCCAGAAGCTGATCGAGGAGCGCGCCAAGGCCGACGCCGTCGCGCTCCAGAACAAGGTGGATATGATCGTGGCCGCCGCGCACGCTCTGGCGGGCGGTGATTTTACCGTGGCGATTCCGGACCTGGGCACCGACGCCGTGGGCCAGATGGCGCGGTCCCTGAACGAAGCCGTGGCCAGCGTGCGGGCCGCGCTGGAGGGGGTGCAGGAGGTGTCCGCGCAACTCGCCGACGCGTCCGTACAGTTGTCCAGCGCCAGCACCGAGATCTCGTCGGGCGCGCAGGAGCAGGCCAGCAGTCTCGAAGAAACGGCCGGCACGCTACAAGAAATTACGACCACCATCCGGCGGAGCGCGGAGAACGTGCAGCAGGCCCGGCAACTCGCCAGCGGGTCCAAGGAGGTGGCCGAGAAGGGCGGTCAGGTGGTGAGCGGCGCGGTGGATGCCATGGGCGAGATCAACGCGTCGAGCAAGAAGATCGCGGAGATCATCACGACCATCGACGAGATCGCGTTCCAGACCAACCTGCTGGCGCTGAACGCGGCGGTCGAGGCGGCCCGGGCCGGGGAGCAGGGGCGCGGGTTCGCGGTGGTCGCGGCCGAGGTCCGCAACCTGGCCCAGCGAAGTGCCACCGCGGCCAAGGAGATCAAGGCCCTGATCCAGGACAGCGTGAAGAAGGTGGATGCGGGCACCGAGCTGGTGAACAAGTCCGGGACGGCCCTGGCCGAGATCGTCACCAGCGTGAAGCGGGTGACCGACATCGTCACCGAGATCGCCGCCGCCAGCAAGGAGCAGTCCGCCGGCATCGAGCAGGTGAACAACGCGGTGTTGCAGATGGACACCTCCACCCAGCGCAAGGCCGCGCAGACCGAGGAACTGTCTGCCACCGCCCAGGCCCTCACCGAGCAGGCAACCCAGCTCCGTGATCTGGCGGCCCGCTTCAAACTCAACGATTCCGGGCCGGCACGCGCAGCGGTGCCGCCCGCACCCAAGTCTGCCAAGAAAGCAGCCCACCAGTTCCGGTCGGCGGGGAACGGGAACGGGGGCGGGCGCCGGCCGGCCCACCAACTCGATGCTTCTGGCGCTGGCGGAGGGTTCACCGACTTTTGA
- the rho gene encoding transcription termination factor Rho, whose translation MSDPRSSAQGVLEMHQRGHGFLRNPARNYAPTPTDPYVPGQLISRLNLAEGVQLGGSLEPPRRGQGPRLAAVTEVEGADPKTFRRRVWDELTPVDPTRWLRLETGPEPLTTRVMDLFTPIGLGQRGLIVAPPRSGKTVLLTHIAQAVLTNHPNVHLMILLVDERPEEVTDIKRNIIRKPPAEAVPGAPLAAAPVEVIASSSDRDTANHTRLAELVVERGRRLTEQGRDVVVLLDSLTRLARAYNKTSGSGRTMSGGVDSKALDVPKRLFGAARAFEEGGSLTILGTALIETGSRMDDVIFQEFKGTGNMELVLNRALAERRVYPAIDLGASGTRKEERLLPPEALEQITLLRRSMLQMRPVEAMEGLVNKLTKTKSNTEFLVNLSKLGR comes from the coding sequence ATGTCCGACCCCCGCAGCAGCGCGCAAGGCGTGCTGGAGATGCACCAACGAGGGCACGGGTTCCTCCGCAACCCGGCCCGGAACTACGCGCCGACCCCCACCGACCCTTACGTCCCGGGCCAGCTCATCAGCAGACTCAACCTGGCCGAGGGGGTGCAGCTCGGCGGGTCGCTCGAGCCGCCGCGCCGCGGGCAGGGGCCGCGCCTCGCGGCGGTGACCGAGGTCGAGGGCGCCGACCCCAAGACGTTCCGGCGCCGCGTGTGGGACGAACTCACCCCGGTCGACCCCACCCGGTGGCTGCGGCTCGAGACCGGCCCCGAGCCGCTCACCACCCGCGTCATGGACCTGTTCACGCCCATCGGGCTGGGCCAGCGGGGCCTGATCGTCGCCCCGCCGCGGAGCGGCAAAACCGTCCTGCTCACGCACATCGCGCAGGCGGTCCTCACGAACCACCCGAACGTCCACCTCATGATCCTGCTGGTGGACGAGCGGCCCGAAGAGGTCACCGACATCAAGCGGAACATCATCCGCAAGCCGCCCGCGGAGGCCGTCCCGGGGGCGCCGCTAGCGGCCGCGCCGGTCGAGGTGATCGCGTCCAGTTCGGACCGCGACACCGCGAACCACACCCGGCTCGCGGAGCTGGTCGTCGAACGGGGGCGGCGGCTCACCGAGCAGGGGCGCGACGTGGTGGTGCTGCTCGACAGCCTGACCCGGCTGGCCCGGGCGTACAACAAGACCTCCGGGAGCGGCCGCACGATGTCCGGCGGGGTCGATTCGAAGGCGCTGGACGTGCCGAAGCGGCTGTTCGGCGCCGCCCGCGCGTTCGAGGAGGGCGGGTCGCTGACCATCCTGGGGACCGCGCTGATCGAGACCGGCTCGCGGATGGACGACGTGATTTTTCAGGAGTTCAAGGGCACCGGGAACATGGAACTCGTGCTCAACCGCGCGCTCGCCGAGCGGCGGGTGTACCCCGCCATCGACCTCGGCGCCTCGGGCACGCGCAAGGAGGAGCGGTTGCTCCCGCCCGAGGCGCTGGAGCAGATCACCCTCCTGCGCCGCAGCATGTTGCAGATGCGCCCGGTCGAGGCGATGGAGGGGCTCGTTAACAAACTGACGAAGACGAAATCGAATACCGAGTTCCTCGTCAACCTCAGCAAGCTCGGGCGCTAA